TCCGCATGTTCAACACCAAGCAGACCTACCCCAACCAGGCGCTGGACAACGACCTGTGCCAGGCCGTGCGCGCCGGCAACACCATCTATGTGCGTGGCCAGATCGGCACCGACTTCGACGGCAACCTGGTCGGCCTCGGCGACCCACGCGCCCAGGCCGAACAGGCGATGAAAAACGTCAAGCAGCTGCTTGAGGAAGCGGGCTCTGACCTGTCGCACATTGTAAAAACCACCACCTACCTGATCGACCCGCGCTACCGCGAGCCGGTGTATCAGGAAGTGGGCAAGTGGCTAAAAGGCGTGTTCCCGATCTCCACCGGGCTGGTGATTTCCGGCCTCGGCCAGCCGGAATGGCTGATGGAAATCGACGTGATCGCCGTTGTGCCGGATGACTGGACCGCATGAAGGCGGTGATTGCCCGTGAGCCGGGCGGGCCTGAGGTGCTGCACGGCGTAGAGCGCCCGGTGCCGACACCCGAAGCCGGCGAAGTGTTGATCCGCGTGGCGGCGGCTGGCGTCAATCGCCCGGACCTGATGCAACGCAGCGGCGCGCCGATTCCGCCCGGCGTCACCGATGTGCTCGGCCTGGAAGCGGCGGGCATCGTCGTCGCGGTAGGCCGTGGCGTGGACGAGTTTGCCCCTGGCGACCGCGTGATGGCACTGCTCAGCGGCGGCGGCTACGCCGAGTACTGCGTGGCACAGGCGGCGCATTGCTTGCCGGTGCCGGTGGCGTTATCCCTTCACGATGCTGCAGGCGTGCCGGAAGCAGCGTTTACCGTGTGGCACAACCTGTTTGAACTGGGCCGCCTGCGCAGCGGCGACAGCGTGCTGATCCACGGCGCCGCCAGTGGCGTCGGCAGCTTCGCCGTGCAGTGTGCGCATGCCGCTGGAGCGCGGGTGATCGCCACCGCCGGCGGCGCGCAGAAAGTCGCGATGCTGCACGCCCTTGGCGTGTGGCGCGCGGTGGATAGACACACTGAAGATTTCGCCGAGGTGGTGAACGACTGCACCGAAGGGCGCGGCGTGGACGTGGTGCTGGATAACGTCGGCGGCCCTTATGTCGCGCGCAACCTCGCGGCCATGGCGATGGGTGGGCGGCATGTGAGTGTGTCCTTCCTGCAAGGCGCAAAAATCGAACTGGATTTACAGGTCTTGATGCGCAAAAACCTCAGCCTCACCTCCTCCACCTTGCGCCCCAAAAGCCACGCCGAAAAGGCACGTTTGGCGGTGTGTATTCGCTCACGGTTTTTACCCTGGCTGGCGTCTGGCCTGGTGCGCCCGCAGATCCACACGCAGTTGCCCCTGCTTCAAGCCGCCGAGGCCCACCGGCTGCTGGAGGCCAACGCCAACGTCGGCAAAGTCGTGCTGACCGTCGCGCAATAACCTGGAGCGCAAGCCATGTCCCACCGCGTTTTTTTCCTCAATGGCCCCAACGCCAACCTTTACGGCCTCGACAAAAACGGCACCTATGGCAGCGAAAGCTTCGCCAGCATCGAAGCACGCTGCCAACGTCACGCCGCCGAGCTGGGCCTGAGCCTGGACTTTCGCCAGAGCAACCACGAAGGCGTGCTGGTGGACTGGATTCAAGAGGCCCGTTTGAACGCCGACGCTGTCGTGATCAACGCCGCCGGGCTCACCTACAGCTCAGTGCCGATCCTCGACGCGCTGCTGGCCTTCGACGGCCCGATCATCGAGGCGCACATGAGCAACATCTGGAAGCGCGAGAGTTTTCGGCATCACTCCTACGTGTCCAAGGCGGCAACGGGAGTTATCGCGGGGCTGGGGGCGCTGGGTTATGAGCTGGCACTCACGGCGGTGGCCACGCTGTTGAAAACCCAATGAGCCGCCTCACCGCAGATCAACGGTGGGAGCTTTCGAGCTTCAGCGAGGCTGCGAAGGGATCACCGCGGTGCATCTGCACCCCCCCAGCACCCGCATCGCAACCTGGCCGACCGATTCAACGTGCGTCTCTTGGATGCCCGCACTTGCTGACTAATGTCGTCGCCATTAATTCCAACGTTCGTGTAGAGGCCCCAACCCCTTCACTTAAAGCAATCACTATCGGCTGCGGGTCAAAAACATAGCCTGCCAACATAAGCGATTCGATCGACTCAATCGCATGAATAACGACCGACTCCTCTTCTGCTTTGAGCAGCTTCAGTAAAATACGCAAGGCTCGATCATCATTCGAATCACTTAAAGATTCGGCACACCGGCCTCGCCACACTTCAGACTTCTGTAAAAGTACAGACTCAAGCGCGTACCAGTCTGAACTGTCAAATTGAGAGACGTGAGCGGCGGCAATAGCAATGCCTTCATCTGACCAATAGTCTTCAGAGGAAATAGTTGCCAGCAATGTTTCATACCTTTCAAACATGCATTGTTCCTTGTCTCTTTCTATTGCAACCCGTCTCTACACGACACGTCGTAAAGCGTGTCTGGAGGTCCCTGGTGTTGTTCAAAATCCCTTCGCGTGGCGAGAACTCAGCAGGGTAGTTAAACAGCTCAGCGCTGCTGATTTTGAACAAAGCCAGTTCACTGCCCAAGATATACCGCTCAACGACAGCCCAGGTTTCTGGACTTAGCGGTGGATGGACATAACCACAAACGTCGTTTGACATGATTACACCTTTGTAGGGAACCCTTTAACCCACGGCCAGACACTGAGGTAATGCCCATACACTACGCTCCCCAACCACGCAGCCCCAGCACCATAGTCATCATTCCCATACAAAAAATTCCAGCGCCAATCGGCCACTTCAAAAACCTTGCCCAATTTTGGGGAAACGAAAATAAAGCACTGAGGCCATCTCTCTTTTTGAACAGGCCCCGATCACCCCAAATCATGCCCAACACCCCCAGCACCATTACAAACAACCCCATTAACGCCATCATTGAAAACTCTCCATTGTGAAATAGGGGTTAGGTCAATATTCTCAATCGCATATAAAAAATAAATAGGAGTCAGACCACTCTTATGAGCAAAGCCCAATCAAGCCTGAACCATACCCTTACTTCTTTAACTTAGAACGGTCGTCTGAACCCGTTCTATTTCTTTTTGTCATTTACAATTAAGCGCTCCCAGCAGATTCCTCTCTAGCGCCTGAGCATATTCGATATATTCAATAGCTCGACACTCCGCAGCAATAAGCTCTTTATCTCGCCGCAAAATATTCAACATTTTTTGCGTCAGTAGTAAATTCTTCGCCCAGACTGCCTCCGATAATTTTGAGGTTCCTTTTAGTAACTCAGCGTCATCCAGAAATCCCACCAGTACGTCCTTATCCAACTCACGAACCACAACAGGCAATAATTCCGACGTATACATATCTTGCCTGACCGATCTGCAAAGGTCGCCGGTATCGAGCTCAGTTATCGGAGTGTCCAGAATCGATCTGTGCCATGACTCCAGCGCAGACTCATCAGGATCAGGCTCAAACTCCCACTTAAACCCTTTACTCTCATCTATTTCACGAAATGTCTTTTTCATATACCCGCACCATTTAGAGAATCAGAAATACGTTTTAAAGTATCCCGAGCCGCCTGTCGGGCCGCTTGTGAAATAGGGGCAGATCATTATTCTGAATCGAATATAAATGTGGTCTACCCCTTTTTTATTGCTGTCACTAGAAAATCAAAAAAGATCACTCTCATCCATTCTCACAGAGAATCTTAAACGTAAAACATGAACACTTCTCCTAACACCCAGAGGCAAATCATCAATTCTTCTATTTCGTTGGGGTTTAGCTATCAAGCTGTACCCCCCACTATTACTGACATCGTAACTAAACAAACCTTTTCTAGCCATATCAACAAACGAGCGCAAATAGCGCTCACGCTGAACGCTATCACTAAATTCAGGTAGATTTCCCTCGACAATCTCAAACGCAATATCGTCTTCTACAGAAAGAAAATAATCATAAATATTTTCATAAATAGATAGTGATCTTCTTACTGCCATCGGCACAAAACATCGCCCCCCCGTCGCGAAATGCGCAAGCTGGCCATCTGGACAAGAAGCAAACCAATCCAAATTATAGGTTTCTAAAAACTCTTCATCCATCTCCATATCCACCTCCGGATATATTTATCCGATTTTCACTGCGAGGAATAAATTCTTCGGCTCTTGGATGAATCACGGAAGTAAAATTAATGTAAAACAGCAATCAAATCAATATTTTTACATCACGACTGAAAATATCGACTCTCGCGAAACCGCTATATTTATAAACCATACACTCACAAACAAAACTGACAAGGGAATGCCCGCCCACAAAAACACTTCACCGAACTCCATTTCGAAACCTGCTGACACGAGGAGCACCGGCAAAAACGCCATTAAACAACCCATCAACAATATAATAACAAAGGCCTCAATTTCCATGAGCATTGATGAGATCAAACTAATTATCCTCACCCTTAGTATCCTCGTAAAAAAACATTTGCATAACCGACTCCACCTGGATAATTCACATCGCAGTTCAGCAAGGTGCTTTCTTCCCACAATAGACAAACGGATATTACTGTTCATTGTGAATAACTAGAAAATAAAGAAAAAAACACGGATCAGACCAAAACCCCATCATTACAAACGATAATCGTGGGCTGACCCTATTTTCCTTGAAGCGCCCACGCCGCACAGTTTCTACGCGTCAACGTCGGGGCTCGGAAACGCCTATACAGCCTTATACCCAGCGAAATGGGGGGCGGGAGACGACTATTAAAAACCAAAAAAATAGAAAACCGTGGCGTCGCCTACTCCCCTGCTAGCGCCACATCATTTCAATCGTAAGTGCGTCGAATAGGGATCTTGCGCAACCGAACATTTTAAATATTCAGAAAAGCGATTTATCATTCTTCTCAATTCAGCATCAAATTTTAAGGGCAACAAATCTAGGATATCGTCCAACTCGCAGCACTCCATTATAAGTTCACACAACGCTGGAGAAAGACCTTTATCGTTCAGGATCCTGACGGTTCTAGGAGTGAACAACAAGCGCTCAGCCTCAGCAAGCGTCATCACCTCATTACCCACTGCCGTCAGCAAGCCGATAGCGACAACAGCCAAGAACCGACAGGCTTCTTCAGGCTCATGCAACTCTACCACCAGCGCTGGACTGTGCATCAATAGTTACTCCCAATTGTTCTGGCTTTCATATTGAAAAACTTCCCACTTTCACTCTAAGGAAAAATAGGGATCAGACCAGCCAGAAGATCGGATTGAGCTTTTCATTCACTTATACAAAAGTTTCATAGATCATGTTTGGGTCATCGTTGAGAATCAAATACACTCGACCCATCAGCCGTACCGCCATGCGATACTTGCCTTCCGCTCGTAAAAATAGCGGTCAGACCACGCTTATTAGCAAAGTTTAATCAAGCCTCACCTCTTCATCTTAGAATGGTGGTCTGACCCCGCTTTACTACAGCAAATATATCAACAGCAGTCGTATTCGTACCAAGCCCGCTAACTGTTGCTTTTGCACCATTCAACTCCTCAATGCTGGCAACGACAACACTTCATCGTACTGTGGCCAGTCTTCCCTCGCGCGTTTGAGCACACCTTGCATCAACTCGTCCAACTCAGGCACTGGCTGCTCGGGCGGCAATTGATCAAAGGGCGCGGCCAGCAGCGGATGATCAATCTTCTGCGGATTGGCTAAACCTTCCCACTGGCGCAGGCGCAGGATATAGAGAATTTCCACCGGCACGCGCTCCAAGTGCCAGTCCTGATTGAAGTCATAGGCATTCTTCTGGCTCTCTTTGCCGGTTTGCCAAGTGTGGCGGTCACACGCGGCCAACAGGCAGGGCATCAGGTCGTCGGGGCTGGGAGTGCGCCACTTGGCGAACAAGGCTTCGTAGATGGGTTCGTCGTAAGCATAAGTAGGCCATTGATGCGAGACATCGCCCACCCAATCGGCAAACACACGCAGCATAAAGGCTTGGGCGCGGCGGTGCTCCTCTTCATACTCGATGACCAGTTGATGACCACGGTTGAGCGCCGCATGGGTCAAATAGCCTTGGTGGATGACAGCTTCCTTCCAGCCCAGAATCGCCATGGCGGCCATCATGTTGGAAGCGGTTTGGATGCTGTAGTTTTGTTGGCGTCTGTCATTACCTACAGCTTTAGCCAAAACGTCAAACTGCCCCGCCCAAAAAAACAACTGCCAAATGCCTACTTGGTAGTAACGCATCCAGTGTGCCAATTCGGAAAGCCATCGCGGGTTTCCCGTTGCAGTGGCAAGTACTTTGTGAGCCCTTGTCACCGACATCCATTCTGCACGAGCATCTGTCGCATTGTTTCTGTTTGGAACCATCATTGAACGCTTCGGCGAAGCATCCTCGCGAGTAACGTACTCGCGAATACCGGCTATCTCATATTCATCCGAGACATGTGGCCCCTTGGCTATGCGCCCCAGCACACTTTTGTAAGAAGGCCATTTCGGGTTTACGCCCCAGCGCTCGCACTGAATTATTTCTTGGACCATGGTTCCACCTTAAATTCTGCAACACCTGTTTTACCGGGGGCGGGAACACCAAGATTGACTGTGACACCTTGTGTAAATATGGGTCAAACCACTCTTATTAGCAAAGTTCAATTAAGCCTCAACCCCCCCACATCTTCATCTTAAAACGGTGGACTGGCCCCGTTTAATTCCTTTTTCTCTGACTCTGTTTTTTATTCAAACAACCCACAGACAGTATAAGATTAGAGTGCACGGCCTAAAATTTCTTGGAAGTCATCGGTCAAGTTACTAAGCTCTATATCGGGATTAAGCATCATTAACTGGCTCGCGGTAACATTTAGCGATGCAAACACCTCTTCAAGTACGACTGAATCAATATTTTTTTCGTAACACCCCTCAACTAAACTTTTATAAGCTGCAATGCCTCCCACAAAAAAACCTAGCAACGGATACTCTTTCAGCCCATCCGGCGAAGCGCACCAGGATGATTGATTGACCTCTCGCCAAAAAAACAAACTTGCATTATCCGTAGAGAACGCTGGCTCAACTTTAAATTGCTGAAACACCGCAGGCATAGTCTTCAAACACTTAGACACATCAGATAGAGGAGAACCACATATCACCTTCCCTGCAACACCTGCACTGGTAAAGTGCAAAAATACTCAGCCCCCGAACCGTCTCTCATTGAGCCCATCATTTCCTTCCCTTCACCGTCCCAATTACAGTTGAATGAGAAATATCTATACTCCCACTCGGGCATGATGATGGCGTCCAACAAAGCCAACCCCTGAGCCACATGTTTAACACGCTCAACTGAAGGCAATTCATCAATATTTCGAATCGAATTATTCATCTAGGCTCACCTACTCGTCAGACTTAGTTTTACTTTATTGTCGAGATAGAATCTGAAGATTTGAGCTGCAATTTGTACCACCACAATCTTTTGGCTTCTATGAGACGGAGCATCATCAGGAAAGACAGTAATAAACCACCACGCGTTCCCGTGACCGTCGCATTTGTCCCCCTGAGTCCCTTGGCATAATCTAAATCAATAATATTACCGGCAGAGTCCGCAATGAACCTGGGTGTATTTTGAGCGTTAGTGGTTGTTTTTGCCCCCCTATAAATGCAACGCTAACAATCAGCCCACCGCACGCCTTTCAACTAACGACTTGACGTACCTCAACCGTTCGAAGATAAAATCAGAAAAACTTGACGCTAAAACATCAACCTCATCCAACTCAGAGCTAATCTCTACGATCTGCCAATTATTTTTTGCATCGAAAGCATACAGCACATCACTCGAATTCCCACCGAACACATAAAAGCCCTCATAGCCCTCAACTTCTCGACCGCATACAGTTGAATACTTCTCCGGACCATCATCGAGATGAAATGCCGCATCTAATTCTCCGAAACCAAACTCAGCAAGAAACTCCAGATAGTCAGCCGGGGCGTGCTGTCGATCTGATTCATCAACATTGCTTAACGTGGCACTCGTGTCTGTTATGCGATAGCCGTAATTGCCCTCGTATTCTGTTGAGGACGTTACAGCTTCAACCAACGCTTTTAACTCTTCTTTATTTTTCATAATCACTTACCAAATATTTTTTCCGCTGGCCCTTGAGCCCTGTGAATACCACCTTGGTGCTCCACGCCTCTCATCGCAGGTGTAATATTCCACCACTCTGCCTTACCACCAAATTTATTCTCTATAACATGATGAGCATCGTAATTTCTAGTAGCCTGATTTCCATATTTATCAATGTACGTTTCTTTTGGCCAGCTCGCGCCTGTATTTTTTTCCCACTCTACTCGCAGGCTTGGCAACTTACTATCAAACTCCGCCCTGTTCAGCTTCACCTCTTCTTTAGATAAACGTGAATAATTGTTCTCTCGCAGATCAGCTTTCAAAAGTTCTAACTGTTTAGGCGTGAACTGCCTACCGGTCAAATTCTGGATGTCCGTAAGATATGACTTTGCATCCTTGGCCAACTGAGTGCTAAGAAGTCCTGTCGCGTTCTCACCATTTTGAACAGTGCCTCCTACACTATTTGAAGTGGCTTTTGCACCAAGACCAAAATCCGTAGCGCCATCAACCGCCTTACCACTAACGGTAATGGGACCCCGATCGTAGCCTGCCGGAAGATTGTTGCTGTATTCCCCCTTGGTCCATGGTAACGCAGTGTTTGTACCTTTTGTTGCAACGGCTTCCCCTGCCTCTTTCGCGCCCGCCTTTTCCCCCACCAGTAGAAGAGATTTACCTTCAGCCAACTTGGCGGCACCCTTGAACAGCGCAATTTCTATCGCCGCCCGCGCTGCCGCCGTCCCATAATCACGGATGGGATTAACGTCGCCGGGGTAGGTATTCATACTGAACGAGGCGAGTACTTTGCTCCCCTGCGTGTATTCATAAGGCGTTAGCAGTGCGCCCGTTGCCTGCATACCATCGTGGAAAGAGAGCGCGCCGCCCAAACCAGAAAGTGCAGGTGCAGCACAACCCACGACGGTCACGCAGGCAGGTGCCGTTAGAATTGCGCCGCCGAATCCGCCTGCAGCCCCCATTGCCCCCAGAATCGCGCGGCTCGCATTGCCAGAGCGGGTAAGTGCCTCGTCATTCTTCAACAGCTTGTCGTTGGCTTTATCCCACCGGCCGTACTCATCAAAAGCACCTGTTGCCAACAGTTGTTTCTGAGCATCTTTAAAGGCGCCGCCATCCAACTCAAGGTCACGGATGGCTTTGTAGTTTGGATCTTCTGTCGGAACGGAAGCACTGCAGTGCACCAAGGCACATGCCGCCGCCTTCAGTTTGTAAGCATTGGCCGGATCGTCTTTCTGCAACTCCTCAAGCGCCATTGTTTCTTTCTGGTGCAGTTGGCGGTTGTACTGATCCGCCATTTGCGAGACCCACGACGCTTTGTTGACATCGCCTCCGGCCAGCCCCGCTGCGGTCAGACCGACCACTTGTGCGAACGCCTGTCTCAACTCCGGTTGCTTATCAAAGGTATCGTTCAGGACCTGCGCCATTGCCTGGCTTGCCCCCGCCGCGATAGCACCCGTCTTGAAGTCGCCGCCCGTGGCGCTGGCAACCGCGCCACCAAACAAGGCGTGCATGGTGACGCGAGCTGAGCCGCCCTCCGCCCACATCGCCATGCCAGTGGTATCACCTGCCTTCTTTGCGGCCTGCCAGTGGTCCTGGGCATAGCCGCCTACGTAGTTGAACGCCGTCGCAGCCACCACATTCCCGGCCTGCGAAACCAAGCCACCGGTAACGTTCTTGCCCAGACTGCCGCCACCCACCACTGTCTGGATGGTGCCTGCAGCCACACCTTGGGCGCCCGCGTGAACCGCAAAGCCTCCAATGCCCTCCAGGGTTTTGAGGTCAAAACCTTTGGTGAGGTTATTGAATGGCTTGGTAGTGCCTCCCAAGTTCGGATCGATGACACCCGTCGTGAAACCGGCGGCAAGGCCAGAAATCAGCGCATTTTTCAGGTTGTCACTGCTGAATGTGTCTTTAAAGGCGGCGCCGAGATTGCCTTTGTTGTTGATGACGCTCACCGCGCCGGTGCCCGCCAAGGAAGTGAGCATGCCGGTTGCGATCACGTTACCCCACCCCGCTGCCGCTGCCGTTGCAGCTGTAGCTACGGTGGCGGCGGTGGTTGCGGTTGCCGCAGTCGCCGTGGTCGCAGCCGCGCCAGCCGCCATCGCCGAGCCCGGTGCTGCACCGGCCAGAGAAGCCACACCGGCACTTGCAGTGCCTGCCGTCAACACAGTCACGATAATAATGATCGCCAGCATCGCCCCCTGCCCAAGGCTGGAGTTGCTGTACTTATACGAGTCGTGTGTTTCCTTGATCAGCTTCCAGTCAACATCGCCACGCTTCTCAGCATCCTTCAACCAGGCCATCTGCGGGTCGGCCTTCACCATCGCATCAATGGCCTGGCTGACGGTCTGTTGATTGACCTGTTTGACATCGATATGCAGACCATCAACGGCCTTGATCGCGATTTCACCCTTGGCAACCATCTGAGTCTGCCTGAGGGTTTCATCGGTGTTGCCTTTGCCGCTCATGCTATTCCAGGCGAGGCTGCTTTTGCTCTTGGCGTGGCTTTCCTGATCGAGATCTTTGACGCCCTCGAAGGTCACGCCACCACCGCTGGCGATGGTCAGGTCATTGCCACTGTCCAACTTGGCAGCCTGGTATTTCTGGTCGCCCTGGCTCTGAATCGTAAGGTCGCCACCGGTTTTGATTTCGCTACCGATGTTGGTGACTTTGGTCACTTCATCGCGCTGGGTTTTCTTACTGCCCCAGCTGCCCTTCTTCTTCATGTCATACAGCGAATAATCGCTGTCTTCCGCCGACAACAACCCCAGGTTGCCGCCCGCCACCAGATACGCTTCATCACCCGCACTGATACGGCTGGCAATCATCGCCAGGTCCTTACCCGCACCGAGCGAGACATCCCCACCTGCACTCAGCGTGGTCGACACCTGGCTGACATGATCTTCCTGACGCTTTTCCTTTTTGGATTTGCTGGAGGAGTGTTCCTCATCCGCTGCGGACGCCAGAAACAGATCGCCGCCAGCGCTCATGTTGATGTCACGCTTCGCGTCGATCTGGCTGGCGATAGCCGTGATGTCTCGGCCTGCTTTGACGTTGATGTCGCGACCGGCATCTACGCTGGAACCGTTTTGCGTGGCGTCGCTCGATTGCAGGCGTCTGCCCATATCGGTTGCATTGCGCTCTTCGGCGGACACCAGGCTGGCATCGCGCCCGGCCACAATTGTGGTGTCACGACCGCTGTGCAATACGCCACCCACGCTGGCAACGTCTTGGCCGGCGCTGATATCCAGGTCATTAGCCGCCTCCACCCGAGCCGCACTGTCCACATAGTCCCGATGCTGCGAATACCCCCGCCCGCTGTCGTCCCACCCGGTCACGCTGCGTTCGTTGATCACATCGCCATTGATCGCGGTCATCGTCACGTCGCGCCCGGCAATGATGCCGCCGGCTTTGTTGACGATATTGTTACCGGCCAGCAGGTCCAGGCGATTGCCCGCTTCAATCAGCCCGCTGTTGGTCAGGTCGTTGGCGGCCTTGGCCGACAGGTTGTTGTTGGCGCGCAGGGTGCCGGCGTTGACCAGGTTTTCGCCGGCGATCAGGTTCAGGTCATTACCGGCGATCAAGGCACCGTTCGGAGCCAGGCGGTTGTCGGCCTGGGCCAGGTACAGCAACGGCACCAGGACTTTTTCACCGTTCACTTCGTGCTCTTCCAACCACACGATGTCGTGGGTCAAGGCGGCAACCTGTTGCGAGGTGAGGCTTACGCCCATCGACAGGTTCAGCTGCTGTTTGCTGCTGATCGCGTTGTCCATCAGGTACTTGAACAGCTTTTCGTCGGTGTTCTGGCCGTCGATAAAGCGTTGACCGGTACGCGCTTGCACCGCCTGCTGAACCAGGCGCTGTTCGTAGAGGCCATCGCCCAGGCGTTTCCAGCTCTCATCGGGGTTGTAGCCCAGGCCTTGCAGCAGGTAGTCCGAGCTCATGAATTGGGTGAGATTGGTGAGTACCGGGTTGGTCTCGATCAGGTACTTGTGCGGTTGCGAAGACGCACGGCTGTCTGGCAGGCCCTGGACCCGGCTGAAGGTTTGGCTGGCCAACGGCGTGGGTTGGCCCACGGCCGTTTGCGGCGCAATGGCAGCCACGTGGGTGCCGCGATCACTCACGTCGGGGCGAACGCCGCCCGCAGCGAGGTCATCGCCAGCGGTATGCACAGCCCGGGCGGCACGGTCGGCTGCCGACAGACCCGACAGGTCCACCGCAGGCTCGGAACCCTGCGCCGGGTTGCGCGCATCTATGCCCGCTACACGGGTGATGTCGCCGCCACCAGTGCGGCCGGGTTGTAAGGGCTGCCCGTCAGCGTTGCCGACAGCGTCAATCTTGATCGCGCTGGCGACGGCGTTGATTGCGCCAGCCTCACGCGCAGTCAAGGTGATTTGATGGGTACTGGC
The sequence above is a segment of the Pseudomonas sp. R76 genome. Coding sequences within it:
- a CDS encoding RidA family protein — its product is MPTHTRIRMFNTKQTYPNQALDNDLCQAVRAGNTIYVRGQIGTDFDGNLVGLGDPRAQAEQAMKNVKQLLEEAGSDLSHIVKTTTYLIDPRYREPVYQEVGKWLKGVFPISTGLVISGLGQPEWLMEIDVIAVVPDDWTA
- a CDS encoding NAD(P)H-quinone oxidoreductase → MKAVIAREPGGPEVLHGVERPVPTPEAGEVLIRVAAAGVNRPDLMQRSGAPIPPGVTDVLGLEAAGIVVAVGRGVDEFAPGDRVMALLSGGGYAEYCVAQAAHCLPVPVALSLHDAAGVPEAAFTVWHNLFELGRLRSGDSVLIHGAASGVGSFAVQCAHAAGARVIATAGGAQKVAMLHALGVWRAVDRHTEDFAEVVNDCTEGRGVDVVLDNVGGPYVARNLAAMAMGGRHVSVSFLQGAKIELDLQVLMRKNLSLTSSTLRPKSHAEKARLAVCIRSRFLPWLASGLVRPQIHTQLPLLQAAEAHRLLEANANVGKVVLTVAQ
- a CDS encoding type II 3-dehydroquinate dehydratase, which translates into the protein MSHRVFFLNGPNANLYGLDKNGTYGSESFASIEARCQRHAAELGLSLDFRQSNHEGVLVDWIQEARLNADAVVINAAGLTYSSVPILDALLAFDGPIIEAHMSNIWKRESFRHHSYVSKAATGVIAGLGALGYELALTAVATLLKTQ
- a CDS encoding HEAT repeat domain-containing protein yields the protein MFERYETLLATISSEDYWSDEGIAIAAAHVSQFDSSDWYALESVLLQKSEVWRGRCAESLSDSNDDRALRILLKLLKAEEESVVIHAIESIESLMLAGYVFDPQPIVIALSEGVGASTRTLELMATTLVSKCGHPRDAR
- a CDS encoding contact-dependent growth inhibition system immunity protein, which produces MKKTFREIDESKGFKWEFEPDPDESALESWHRSILDTPITELDTGDLCRSVRQDMYTSELLPVVVRELDKDVLVGFLDDAELLKGTSKLSEAVWAKNLLLTQKMLNILRRDKELIAAECRAIEYIEYAQALERNLLGALNCK
- a CDS encoding DUF3969 family protein; this translates as MHSPALVVELHEPEEACRFLAVVAIGLLTAVGNEVMTLAEAERLLFTPRTVRILNDKGLSPALCELIMECCELDDILDLLPLKFDAELRRMINRFSEYLKCSVAQDPYSTHLRLK
- a CDS encoding SMI1/KNR4 family protein, with amino-acid sequence MKNKEELKALVEAVTSSTEYEGNYGYRITDTSATLSNVDESDRQHAPADYLEFLAEFGFGELDAAFHLDDGPEKYSTVCGREVEGYEGFYVFGGNSSDVLYAFDAKNNWQIVEISSELDEVDVLASSFSDFIFERLRYVKSLVERRAVG